Within Runella rosea, the genomic segment CTCAAATTCTCCTTTTGTTGCTTTCCATGCATCAAATGTACTTGCCACTCCTTCCGAAGAAAGTACTTCACTGATTACTTTATTTTCGACGGTTTCAATCAACCGCAACCGGAACGAGGTGGTCCCCCAATCGCACCCTATCAAGTAGTTTTTCATCCTTTCGATGTTACATTTAATGAACTAAGGCAAGGCAAACGCTACGTATTTACCGCCGGGCTTTAAGTCGTACCGGGTTCCTCCAGCCGCGATGGCAATGTATTGTTTTCCCTTAACCTTATACGTAATCGGCGTGGCAAAGCCGCCCGCTGGCAATGTATATTCCCACACCACTTTTCCCGTTTTTGTATCAAAAGCCCGCAGTTTTTCATCGTAAGTGGCGGCGATAAAAAGCAGACCACCCGCCGTTACGAGGGGACCACCGTGGTTTTCGGTACCTGTGGTCGGAATGCCTTTTTTGGCCAATTCGGGGTATTCTCCCAACGGAACCTTCCAAAGATATTCTCCCGTGTTCAAATCTACGGCATTCAGCGTACCCCAGGGCGGTTTGATGGCGGGGTAATTGTTGGCATCTCTAAACTGACGAAAGCCCTTATTTTGGTACAAGGGCGTATACGGAAAATCCCGCCCTGTTTTGGTCTCAATCGTCGTTACCCGATGAATTTCATCGGCCTTCGTGGGGGTTTCTGTTTTCAGTAAAAAGTGAACAATAGCTTCCCGGTCGGGCTTGGAAATGTGCTGAAAAGACGGCATTCTGCCCCGACCCGTTTCGAGGAGCGTACTGATTTGTTGACGGGTAAGTTTTTTGCCCACATCCTGCAAATTTGGATACGCCTGCGTACTCACCACGGCGACATTTTTCGCATCTATTGCGTGACAAACTGCGCAGTTGGCAGTAAATAATTTTTCACCTTTGGTCAATGCTACCGAGTTCTTGGGGGAATGGGTAGCCTGCATTTTCAACAACCAAAGCATATTATTGGCGTTGACGTACATGATTCCGTTGGGGTCAACCGCACTGCCTCCCCACTCAGCACCGCCACCGATGCCGTAATAAAGGGTTTCAGTCGTGCTCGGCGGAAGGTTTTTCAGCCCTCCCCTACTTTTTTCAAAAACTGACTGCGCATACGCCGCCGATGCTGGCGAAATATCGGTTAAATCTGCTTTGGTAAACGTCTGATTAGCAAAAGGCGCAGGTTTTACGGGCACGGGTTGGGTCGGCCACGGGGCTTCGCCAGGCAGCGCCGCTACTTTTGGCACGGGTACTTCTTTGACGGGAAACAGTGGTTTGCCAGTGTCACGGTCAAAGACAAAAATAAGGCCATCTTTTGTGGCCTGCGCTACGGCATCCACCTTGCGGGGCCGACCATCGGGGCCTTTGTGCATCACCGTAATCAGGTTGGGCGGACAGGGAATATCGCGGTCCCACAAATCATGGTGAACGGTCTGAAAATGCCAGATACGTTTGCCCGTTTCGGCATTGAGGGCAATAACGCAATTGGCAAACAGATTGGTGCCTTTGCGCGCGCCGCCGTAAAAATCAACCGAAGGCGAACCCGTTCCCAGAAACACGGTGCCGCGTTTTTCGTCCAAGACCATGCCCGCCCAGCAGTTGGCCCCGCCCAATTTTTTATACGAATCTTTCGACCAAGTTTCATAGCCATATTCTCCCGGCAGCGGAATGGTCCGGAATACCCACGCCAATTTGCCAGTGCGCACATCAAACGCACGAATGTTGCCGGGGAGTGCGTCACCGCCTTCCGAAACCGACGAACCCATGATGAGCAAATTTTTAAAGATGACACCGGGCGTTGTGGAACGAATGTTGAAATTATTGACGTCGTAGCCCAGCGTTTGCGGGTCGCCAAGCCCAGCGTGCAGGTCAACTAAACCATTTTCACCGAAATTGGCAATTAACTCTCCCGTCAAAGCATTGACTGACAGTAGCTTAGCCCCGATGGAATATAAAATCCTTTTATCAGCGCCCTCTTCCCAGTACACTACTCCTCTGACGGGGTGAAAACTCGGTTTCACGTCTGGGTTGGAAAAAGGGTCATATTTCCACAATTCTTTGCCCGTAGCGGCATCGGCAGCAAACAATTTCAAGCGCGGGGTAGTCCCGTAAAGAATACCATTGACAACAATCGGCTGACACTGAATGTCGTTACCTTTCCCGTCGGGATTGTTGTTTTCTCCCGTATCGTATGACCACGCCAGTTGCAATTTATTGACATTTCCTGCATTTATTTGGGTCAACTCAGCGTACCTACTTCCCGCGCTGTTGCCTCCGTATTTGGGCCAGTCGGTGTTGTTTTCTGAGTCATTTTTATCTCTGTTTTGAAACGCCACCCCACACATCAATACGGCAAAAATACCGCCTAAAAGAGGGTTCTGGTAACTTTTATTCATAGTCTACAGCCGCTGATAGTACAAATTAGACAAGTTTTATTTTGGCGTTTCTACTTTAAATTCATACGTAATTTTCCAATGAATTTCTTCCTGCGGCTTTACCGATAGCTTGATGTAAGGCTCTGGGCATGAAGTGGTATGACATGCCCAAAACACAAATTTCTCCAAGGGCTTATCGCCTTTGATTCGGACGCTCGCGCCCGTTTTGAGGTTTTGAATAAGCATCGAATAGTCGTTGGACGTAGCACCAAAACCCTGCAAACCAGCGCTAAACACAAACTCGCCCGATTCTATCAGCCGTGAATAGGTAATGGCTTTATTTCCCGCTTTGGCAATCATGCCAAAATTGCGGCCTTCGGCGCTTACCTCAAACGGAAAAGTCGTTTTGATATTGGGCCCCGTCGGCTCATTGTCAATCATGAAAAAATTATGGTTGTAGGTTTGGGTTTCGATGGGCTTTGTCCCCGTATTTTTCAGACTGTGTTCCAACACCAACTCAGGTTTTCCCTTGGTCAACCGAACGGTTTTACGGTACACATACCCGTAGCCAGCAGCGTCTGTCAGCTCATGCGTAAATTCTACTTTGTCCTTAAATGGTTTCACCGTCCATTCCCCCTCGTTTTTAAGGGTGTAGGGCGTCATAAAAGAATAGGGTTTGGCATCGGGTTTGATGAGTGTTCCCACGCCGATTTTTAGAAATTCACCACCAATGGGTGCTTCGTTCATCCCTACGGCCACAAATTCTTCCACGGGTCCCGCAATGGCATCGTGTAGTTTAGGATCATAAGGTGCGGGATTCCATATGCCAAAATACGAATGGCCTTTATAGTCCAGACGCGGCATCACGCCCGACCAATCAAACCGGGTTCCCTGATAATACCCCCGCTGGGCATCGGGCAGGTATAACTCCGCTTCAATCAGCCCATTGGTGATTTTGGCCGTAGGAAAATCTGCGGAGGTAATAAACCCTCCGCAGACACTCATACTCAACGCAATAGCAACAATTTTCTTTTTCATCTTATGATTACCAGTCAGTGACAGAACCGTCGAGGGCATTATATGTTTCGGGGTTTTTCCAATCGTGGCCGATTTTATCCTTCATTTTTTCTTCGTCCAATTCGATGCCCAAACCTGGGCCTTTCGGAACCAAAACGGTGCCATCTTTTTCCAGCACAAAAGGTTTTTTCAAATAACCTTCTCCCAATGAGACCTGCTCCTGAACCAAAAAATTGGGGACACTGGCCGCCAATGCTAACCCCACGGCCAGCGAAATAGGGCCCATTGGGTTGTGCGGGGCAATAGGGACATAATACGCCTCGGCCATCCCCGCAATGATGCGTCCTTCGGTAATGCCACCAGCGTGACATAAATCGGGCTGAATGATGCTCGCCGCGCCTTTTTCAAGAATTTCCCGAAAACCCCATTTGGTAAAAATCCGCTCGCCAGTCGCAATCGGCAAGTGCGTCCCCCGGGCTATATCCACCATCGTATCCACGTTTTGCGCCTGACAAGGCTCTTCAATAAACATGGGTTGATACTGTTCCAACTCCTTGATGAGTACCTTGGCGGTTTGGGGTGAAATGGCCCCATGAAAATCAATCGCAATATCCATATCTGGCCCACCAGCCTGCCGCAGCGAGGCAAAATTATCGGCAGCGTATTTAATAAATTTCGGATTTTCGACGATGTTGGCGGGGTTGATTTTCGCCACTCCCGTTTTGATGACCGTGTAGCCTTCGGCCTTTCTTTTTTTCATGTCTTCGGCGTTGGCGGCACGGCCATAGATACGCACCCGGTCACGGGTGGGGCCGCCCAACAATTCATACACGGGTACGTTCAAAAGTTTCCCTTTAATATCCCACAACGCATGGTCTATCCCACTCAGCGCACTGGTGAGAATCGGGCCGCCTCGGTAAAAAGCGTGGCGATAAATGGCTTGCCAGTGGTGCACTACTGCCCGTGGGTCTTTACCAATCAGATACGGTTCTACTT encodes:
- a CDS encoding outer membrane protein assembly factor BamB family protein; translation: MNKSYQNPLLGGIFAVLMCGVAFQNRDKNDSENNTDWPKYGGNSAGSRYAELTQINAGNVNKLQLAWSYDTGENNNPDGKGNDIQCQPIVVNGILYGTTPRLKLFAADAATGKELWKYDPFSNPDVKPSFHPVRGVVYWEEGADKRILYSIGAKLLSVNALTGELIANFGENGLVDLHAGLGDPQTLGYDVNNFNIRSTTPGVIFKNLLIMGSSVSEGGDALPGNIRAFDVRTGKLAWVFRTIPLPGEYGYETWSKDSYKKLGGANCWAGMVLDEKRGTVFLGTGSPSVDFYGGARKGTNLFANCVIALNAETGKRIWHFQTVHHDLWDRDIPCPPNLITVMHKGPDGRPRKVDAVAQATKDGLIFVFDRDTGKPLFPVKEVPVPKVAALPGEAPWPTQPVPVKPAPFANQTFTKADLTDISPASAAYAQSVFEKSRGGLKNLPPSTTETLYYGIGGGAEWGGSAVDPNGIMYVNANNMLWLLKMQATHSPKNSVALTKGEKLFTANCAVCHAIDAKNVAVVSTQAYPNLQDVGKKLTRQQISTLLETGRGRMPSFQHISKPDREAIVHFLLKTETPTKADEIHRVTTIETKTGRDFPYTPLYQNKGFRQFRDANNYPAIKPPWGTLNAVDLNTGEYLWKVPLGEYPELAKKGIPTTGTENHGGPLVTAGGLLFIAATYDEKLRAFDTKTGKVVWEYTLPAGGFATPITYKVKGKQYIAIAAGGTRYDLKPGGKYVAFALP
- the dgoD gene encoding galactonate dehydratase → MKSPSKKTGISRRSAIQSVLGVAGMGTMTLPQTSYASAPGLFRDYGQVKITKLETFLVKPRWIFLKIHTDVGIVGLGEPLLEGRALTVQTAIKEVEPYLIGKDPRAVVHHWQAIYRHAFYRGGPILTSALSGIDHALWDIKGKLLNVPVYELLGGPTRDRVRIYGRAANAEDMKKRKAEGYTVIKTGVAKINPANIVENPKFIKYAADNFASLRQAGGPDMDIAIDFHGAISPQTAKVLIKELEQYQPMFIEEPCQAQNVDTMVDIARGTHLPIATGERIFTKWGFREILEKGAASIIQPDLCHAGGITEGRIIAGMAEAYYVPIAPHNPMGPISLAVGLALAASVPNFLVQEQVSLGEGYLKKPFVLEKDGTVLVPKGPGLGIELDEEKMKDKIGHDWKNPETYNALDGSVTDW